The Mycobacterium seoulense genomic interval CTCGATCGGCGGCTCCCACGACTGGGCGTGCCCGAGCACGCGTTCCCGAATCCACGAGTCGACCACGCGGCTGTAGACGATCGTGTCGAACAGCATGAGCTGATGGCCGCCACCGGGCATCATGAAGAAATCCTTGGTCCCGCCGATCCGCTCGAAGCACTCTCGGCAGTGCTCGGCGCCGACGACCTCGTCGTGCTCCCCGCAGGTGATCAGGACGGGCTTTGTGTTGGCGGCGGCGGGTTTTGGCGGAACGTAGTTGAACACCGAGTGGTAGCTCTTGAGCCCGTACCGCCAGACGTAGAACGGGTCGTTCTTCTTGGTGTCCAGCAGTCCGGGGTCTTCCTGGTAGGCGGCCTTGAAGTCGATGACCCGCCGCAGCGGGACCCGCAGCCGATCGCCGATCGCCTTGGCCGCCCACGTCGCCGGGCGCGATTGGAACAGCCGGATCGCCGGGCTCATCGGCGCCTCATGGTTCAACAAGATGTTCATGCACACGCCGGCGGTCACGGCCGGGCACGCGTCGAGGGCGTGGAACGCGACTTCGCCACCCTGGCTGGCACCGTGCAGGACGACGGGCAGTGAAGTGCGTCGTGCCGCGTAATCGGTGACCGCCCTGGTGTCTTCGAGGAAGGCGTCGAAGGTGAACACACCGGGCGTGCCTTCGGTGCGGCCGTGCCCGGTCAGGTCGAACGAATAGACGGCCGCACGATAATTGCGGCGCATGTGCTCGGCGAACGCGTCGTAACTCTCGCCGTTGCCGGCGGTGCCGTGCACCAGGACCAAGGCGTAGTCGGCGTGGTGATTGTCGTAGCAGCGCACGAAGATCCGTTTACCGCCGGATCCGTTCACCGTGTCTTCGACCATCGGCGGCACTGCCTGATCGGTGACGTTTGTCATCGCCTGGGTTCCAATCCTTCGGTGATGCGGGCGGCGAGCAATTGGGCGAACGCGTCGAAGTCGCGACGAAAGCCCGACGTGTCGGAAACAAAGGGGCGCTGCATGGACATGCCCAGCAGCACGGTTTCGAAGAGGCGCACCGACTCGTCGATCAAGCGCTGCGGCACATCGTCACCGGCGATATGGCGAAGCGCCCCGGCGAGCTGCCGACGCTGAGTATCGCGATAGTCGACATACGCGGTGCGTAAAAACTCGTTGTGGTTGGCCGCTGCGGCGAACTCCACCATGAACGTGACCGCGTCGACGTTGTCGATGAACAGGGCGTACATCAGATTGGCCGCCTCGGTCAGATCATCACGCACCGACGCCCCGCGCGGCAGTTGGGCGGAGGCCGTGGCGAACAATCGCTTCGCCATGTCGTCGATCGCCGCCTGGAAAAGTTTTTCCTTCGTCTCGAAGTGATAGTGCAGCAGCGTCTGCGAGACGCCGGCCTTGGTCGAGATCAGCTTCATCGAGGACTTTTCGTAGCCGTACGCGCAGAAGCATTGGATCGTCGTCTGCAGGATTCGCTGTCGGGCGTCGCCGGCGGTGGCCGCGGGGCCGGCGGGCTCCTCAGGCTTGGACACTGTCGCGGTCAACGTCGCCTCGTCTCGTCATCTCACGTCCGCTTTCGGTCACGATACTGCCTGATCGATCAGTCAGGCAAGGGTGGCGCGATACGCTATCGCTTGATGAGACCCAAGATCACCTTGACCTTTGACAACGGCCCGACCCCCGGCGTCACGGACCAGGTTCTCGACACCCTCGCGCAGCGTCAGATGTCCGCCATCTTCTTCGTCGTCGGCGAGAACGTCCGCTCGCCGGCGGGGCATCGGTTACTCGAGCGAGCCGTGCGTGCGGGGCACCGGATCGGCAATCACTCCTTGACCCACGGCCGACCTCTCGGCGAGCTCTCCCCGGCGGAGACCATTCGCGAAATCGGCGGCTTGCAAGAGCTGTTGGACGATCTCGGCGATGTCGATCGCTACTTCAGACCGTGGGGAACGGAGGGCGCACTCGAACGGCGCTGCCTGAATCAGACGGCGATCGACTACCTCCTCGCGGAGAAGTTCACCTGCGTCCTGTGGAACAGCGTCCCGCGGGACTGGGCCGACCCCCGTGGATGGGTAAGCCCGGCGCTCGCCGATGCCCGCAACCAACAGCACACCGTGGTCGTACTGCACGACCTGCCCACAGGTGCGATGGAGCGTCTACCACGGTTCCTCGATGACCTCACCGATTCCGGCCTGGAGGTCACCACAGACCTGCCCGACGACTGTGTGCCGATCGTCCGCGGCGAGATGCGCACACCCGTCGATCACCTCACGGCGGTTTGAGGCTGCCCGAGCGGCGCTAAGGTGAATCGCACGGTGAGAAAGTGGGCGCAATGAGCGACATGACGGCGCGGTTCTCCGAGATCGTCGGCCAGCACAACCTGCTGACCGGCGACGCCATCCCCGAGGACTACTGGCACGACGAGGTGCTGACCAAGCCGGCGCAACGGCCGGCGTACGTCGCCAAACCGGCCAGCGCGGAAGCGGTTTCGCAGCTGCTCAGGGCCGCCTCGGACAACAAGATCCCGGTGACGGCCCGCGGGTCCGGGACCGGCCTCTCCGGCGCGGCGATCCCCCGGGCCGACGGGCTGCTCATCTCCTTCGAGCGCATGAACGCCGTCCTCGAGGTCGACACCACCAACCAGGTCGCCGTCGTCCAGCCCGGCGTCACCCTCACCGAGCTGGACGCGGCGACCGCTGACGCCGGCCTGCGCTACATGGTTCACCCGGGCGAGATGTCCTCCAGCGTCGGCGGCAACGTCGGCACCAATGCCGGCGGCATGAACGCGGTCAAGTACGGCATCGCCCGCCACAACGTGCTCGGGCTGCAGGCGGCGCTGCCGACCGGCGAGCTCATCCGCACCGGCGGCAAGATCGCCAAGATCTCCACTGGCTACGACCTCACCCAGCTCATCGTCGGCTCCGAGGGCACGCTGGCCCTGGCGACCGAGGTGACCGTCAAGCTGCACCCGCGGCTCGAGCACAACGCCGCCGTGCTCGCCCCGTTCGCCGACTTCGACCAGGTCATGACGGCGGTGCCCAAGGTCGTGGGCAGCGGCCTCGCGCCCTACATCCTGGAGTACATCGACAACGTGACGATGGCCGCCCTCGTCCACACCCAGAACCTCGAGCTCGGCGTCCCCGACAGCGTCCGCGACAGTTGCGACGCCTATCTGGTTGTGGCGCTTGAGAACCGGACCGCCGACCGGCTGGACGAGGACGTCGAGAAGGTGGGCGAACTGCTGGCCGAGCTGGGCGCCGTCGATGCCTATGTGCTGGAGGGGGGTTCGGCGCGCAAGCTGATCGAGGCGCGGGAGAAGGCGTTTTGGACGCTGAAGGCCGTCGGCGCCGACGACCTCATCGACACCGTGGTGCCGCGCGGCGCGATGCCGAAGTTCCTGTCCGCCGCGCGTGGTCTGGCGGCGGCGGCGGGCGGCGGAGCGGCGGGCTGCGGGCACGCCGGCGACGGCAACGTGCACCTGGCCATCTTCTGCAAGGACCCGGCCACCCGCAAGAAGCTGATGACCGACATCTTCGCGCTGGCAATGGAATTGGGCGGCGCGATCTCCGGCGAACACGGCCTGGGCCGCGCGAAGACCCCGTACTTCCTCGAGCTGGAAGACCCGGTCAAGGTCGACCTGATGCGCCGCATCAAGCAGAGTTTCGACCCCGCGGGCATCCTCAACCCCGACGTCGTGTTCGCGGCGGACGCCTAGCCGACGACCGGGAATCGGCGTTGGGCGGCAAGCTCTTTGAGCCCCTTGCGCATCACCCACCGCACGTGCGCGTCGAGCCGCTTGATGTCGGAAACCTCGGCGAGCCGGGCGATGTCGATGGGCGGCAACACCTCGGTGACGATCTTGGTGGGCAGCGGCATGTTGACCGGCGCCACGATGCTGAGCCCGAAGGGGAAACCGAACGATATCGGCAGGATGTCCGTGCGGAAGAGCTTGCGCTCCAACTTGGTCAGCCCCAGCGCACGTGCCAGCCATCTGCCGCGGCTCAGGAAGAACTGGCTTTCCTGCCCGCCGATCGAGACGGCGGGAACGATCGGGACGTTGGCGTCTAGGGCAGTGGTGATGTAGCCGGTCCGTCCGCCGAAGTCGATGGTGGTCTCTTGCAAGGTCGACCGGTAGACGTCGAAGTCGCCGCCCGGGAACACCAGCACGACGGCACCGGCGGCCAACGCCTTGGCGGCGTTCTCGCGCGTCGCCCGGATCACTCCGGTGCGCCGCAAGAAGTCACCTGCCGGCCCGGCGAAGATGGTGTCGAACCCTAGCGCGTAGAGCGGGCGGTCGTAGCCGAACCTGTCGTAATAGTCGACGGCGAACACCGAGAGGTCGAAGGTCGTGAGACCCCCGGAATGATTCCCGACCACCAGCGACGGTCCGTCCGGGACGTTGTCCAGGCCCCGCACCTCGGAGCGGAAGTAGTGCTTGACGATCGGGCGGGTCAGGGCGACGACGTGTTCGGTCAGACCGCGGTCCCATTTGTCGACGTCGGTCGAATCCGTGCGGCTGTGGCTCATGTCGTCCTCGCTCGTCGTTGAGCGTGAGCCGATGGTACGCCCGCCGGTCCGGCGACAACACGGGTTTTAGTTGTCGCTGTGAGGCGGGCACTTTCGATGCCTCTTGTTCCGGAGACGCCTGTGGTCAATGTGACTCAAGACGACGATGGGCTCACATCCCGAAGTGCGCGCGGCCCACCGCCGCGACGGCGTCGGGCGGCCCGCTCACCTCGACCTCCGCCACGCCGACCCGGCCGAAGAGATACAGCAGCAGCTCACCCGGTGGACCGCTCAGGGAGGCCACCGGCGAGCCCCGCAAAACCGTCACCCGCTCGCCGGTGCCGACCCACTCGACCACAAGACCACAATCAAGCCGCCGACTCAGAAAACCACCCCCGCGGCGCACGTTCCGCCATAACGCCGCGTCCAGCTCGGGCGTCAGACCGCGTGGCCCGAGCCCATTCGCCCGGCGAAGGTCCTCGTGGTGAACGAAGAACTCGTTGAGGTTCGCCAGCGCGCGCACCCATCCGATGCGGAAGAACCCGATCGGCGGACCGGAACGGATCCGCGCGACCAGCGACGCGAAATCCTGGCGCCGGGCCAATGCGGCCCTGCGCCGCTCGGCGAACCGTTGGAAGCGCCCGGGCAGAACCAGGCACGGTCCGGCGACGAGATCGTGTTCGCGCAGCACCAGATGCGCTGCGAGATCAGCAGCGGTCCAACCCTCGATCAGCGTGGGAGCGGAGGGCCCGAGCTCGTCGAACAGGGAGCAGAGCGCTAGGCGCTCCTGCGCGTCCAGCGCCGGCCGGGACATCGCTCAAGGGTAAGCCCAAAGCCTAAGCGGCGGAGTCGGTATCGCTTCCGGGAATCTCGGCGGCGTCGCCCTGTTCGGCGGCGCTGGAGGCTTCGTGTTCGGCCAGCCAGCGTTCGGCGTCGATGGCCGCCGAGCAGCCGCTGCCGGCGGCGGTGATGGCCTGGCGGTAGGTGTGATCCACCAGGTCGCCGGCGGCGAACACCCCCTCGATCGAGGTGGCGGTGGTGCGGCCCTGCACCAGGACGTAGCCGTCGGGGTCGGTGTCCACGACATCACGCACCAGCGCCGAGCGCGGGTCGTGCCCGATCGCCACGAACACCCCGGTGACCGGCAGGGTGGATTCCTCGCCGGTCACGGTGTCGCGCACCCGCAACCCACTGACGGTGTCGGCACCCTCCACGGCCGCCACGGCCGCATTCGTCAGGATGGTGATCTTGTCGTCGGCCCGCGCCCGCTCGAGCATGATCCGCGAGGCGCGGAATTCCTCGCGGCGGTGCACCAGCGTGACGCTGCGGGCAAAACGGGTCAGAAAGGTCGCTTCCTCCATCGCCGAATCCCCACCACCGATCACCGCGATGTCCTGGTCGCGGAAGAAAAACCCATCACAGGTGGCACACGAGCTGACCCCGCGGCCCAGCAGCTCCTGCTCACCCGGCACCCCCAGATAGCGGGCCGCCGCGCCCATGGCCAAGATCACCGCTCGCCCCCGCACCGTCTCGCCCTCGGCCGTCGTCACCGACTTCACCGGGCCCTGCAGGCAGACCGAGTCGACGTCTTCCATCCGCAAATCGGCCCCGAACCGCAGCGCCTGCTCGCGCATCCGATCCATCAACTCCGGGCCCGTGATGCCCTCGCGGAAGCCGGGGAAGTTCTCCACCTCGGTCGTGGTCATCAACGCGCCACCGAACGACGTCCCCTCGAACACCACGGGCGCCAACTGCGCCCGCGCGGCATACAACGCCGCTGTGTACCCCGCGGGACCCGAACCAATGACGATGACATCGCGGACATCGGAGGCAGTCATCAGGAACCTTTCAGCCAGTGTCGACAAGGGGCCCACCCTACTGGTGATCGCTGACCGTCTCATGTGAAGGTCGGTGCGATCGGCCTTACGACGCATGAACTCTAGAGACGCTGCTCGCGAAATATTCTGCGGCACACCATCTCCCAGATACATCTGCCGGACTATGTTTGCCAAACAACCCGGGATTGCCAAACTTGAAAAAGCGGGAATCTCAATGGCGGGTAACACATTTAAAGTGAGGCGGAGCACACAACCAACGGTTGTGTGCTCACAACCTCTACACCTCTACTACTGTCGCCGGAGGAAATGCACCATGAAGTCATGGACCGTGGGTCCTACGGCGTACCCACGGGAGCCATCGACTGGATCGACGTCACCGTCGACGTCCCGGCCCCGCAGCCCTGCCCGGCAGCGCACCGGCCGCCGACGTCGAGCCTCAGCCGCCACAGCCCCGGCCGGCGCAGCGGGCCAGCATTGTTCGCGAAGGAGAACATCACATGACCACAGCACCTCCCGCCAAGACTCGCAACGAGGGCCAGTGGGCGCTGGGCAATCGCGAACCGCTCAATGAGACCGAGCAGATCAAGCACGATGACGGCCCACTGAATGTGCGCGACCGAATCATCAACAAATACGCCAAGGAAGGCTTCGAGAGCATCGAAAAGTCCGATCTGCGTATGCGGTTCAAATGGATGGGCCTGTACACCCAGCGCGAGCAGGGCTACGACGGCAGCTGGACCGGTGACGAGAACATCGACAAGCTCGAAGCGAAATACTTCATGATGCGGGTGCGCTCCGACGGCAAGCCGATGACGGCGCAGACGCTGCGCGTCCTGGGCCAGGTGTCGTCGGAGTTCGCCCGTGACACCGCCGACATCGGCGACCGCGAGAACGTCCAGTTCCACTGGCTCAAGATCGAGGACGTTCCCGAGGTGTGGCGCCGGCTCGAATCCGTCGGTCTGTCGAGCATCGAGGCCTGCGGTGACTGCCCCCGCGGCATCCACGGCAGCCCGCTGGCCGGCGACTCGCTCGACGAGGTGCTCGACCCCTCCCCCGCGATCGACGAGATCATCCGGCGGTTCATGAACAACCCCGACTACGCCAACCTCCCGCGCAAATACAAGACCGCGATCTCGGGCCTGCAGGACGTCTCCCACGAGACCCACGACGTCGCGTTCGTCGGCGTCAACCACCCCGAGCACGGGCCCGGCATGGACCTGTGGGTAGGGGGCGGCCTGTCGACCAACCCGATGATGGCCCAGCGGGTCGGCGTGTGGGTCCCGCTGGACGAGGTGCCCGACGTGTGGGAAGCGGTCACCAAGGTGTTCCGCGACTACGGCTACCGGCGGCTGCGCGCCAAGGCGCGGATCAAGTTCCTGGTCAAGGACTGGGGGGTGGAGAAGTTCCGCGAGGTCATGGAGACCGAGTACCTCGGCCGCAAGATGATCGACGGCCCAGCACCCGAGCCGGCCAAGCACCCCATCGACCACGTGGGCGTGCAGAAGATCAAGAACGGCCGCAACGCCGTCGGCGTCGCCGCGATCGCCGGGCGCGTCTCGGGCACCACCCTTCAGGCGGTGGCCGACCTGATGGAGAAGGTCGGCTCCGACCGGGCCCGCTTCAGCCCCTTCCAGAAGCTGATCATCCTCGACGTGCCCGACGACCAGGTCGACTTCCTGGTCGCCGAGTTGGACAAGCTGGGCCTGCCGTCGAACCCGTCGAACTGGCGCAAGAGCACGATGGGCTGCACCGGCATCGAATTCTGCAAGCTGTCGTTCGCCGAAACCCGGGTTCGGGCACAGACTTTGGTGCCCGAGCTAGAACAGCGCCTGGCCGACGTCAACCCCAAGCTCGATGTGCCGATCAGCGTCCACCTCAATGGCTGCCCGAACTCCTGCGCCCGAATCCAGGTCGCCGACATCGGGTTCAAGGGCCAGTGGATCGACAACGGCGACGGCACGTCGGTGGAGGGCTTCCAGGTTCACCTCGGCGGCGGTCTGGGCGAGGAGAGCGGCTTTGGACGAAAGCTGCGTCAGCACAAGGTCACCAGCGCCGAACTCGGCGACTACATCGACCGCGTGACGCGCAAGTTCCTGGAACAACGGGAAAGCGGCGAGCGTTTCGCCAACTGGGCGCTGCGCGCCGACGAGGCCGACTTGCGCTAGCCCGTACCGACACCGCCACACCGATCGCTGACGTTACGAACCGAGGAAGAACCAGATGAGCGAAGTGGTGACCAACTTCACCGAGGAAGAGCTGCGTGAGTTGGCAGAGCGCGGGGCGGCCGAGCTGGAAGGCGGGGATGCCAAGGACATCCTGCGCTGGGCCGACAGACACTTCGGTGGCCCCGACGGCCCACGCGACTGGGCCACCTGCAAGTGGGTCGTGGCGTGCAACATGCAGGAAGCGGTGACGGTCTCCCTCGCGGCCGATGTGCGGCCGGGCGTGCCGGTCATCTTCCTGGACACCGGCTACCACTTCGCCGAAACTCTGGGCACCCGCGACGCCGTCGAATCGGTCTACGACATCCACCTGCTGAACGTCACCCCGGAGCACACGGTGCAAGAGCAGGACGAGCTGATGGGTAAGGACCTGTTCGCCCGACAACCCAACGAGTGCTGCCGGCTGCGCAAGGTCCTGCCGCTGCGCAGGGCGCTGAGCGGTTACGCGGCCTGGGTCACCGGGTTGCGCCGGGTGGAGTCGCCCACCCGCGCCAACGCGCCGGAGATCGGCTACGACGAGTCGTTCGGGCTGGTCAAGGTGAACCCGATCGTAGCGTGGACCGACGACGACGTGCAGGAATACATCGAGAGGAACGGCGTGCTGGTCAACCCGCTCGTCGACGAGGGCTATCCGTCCATCGGCTGCGCCCCCTGCACCCGGAAGCCGGCCCCGGGCGAGGACCCGCGCAGCGGCCGCTGGGCGGGCCGAAACAAGACCGAATGCGGACTGCACAGCTCATGAGCACACTCGTCCTCACCGCGCACGGCAGCCGCGATCCGCGCTCCGGCGCCAACGCCCGCGCGGTGGCAGAACGGCTGCGCGGCATGCGGCCCGGCCTCGACGTGCGCCTGGCGTTTCTGGAGCTCAGCGCGCCCAGCTTCGTCGACGTCCTCTCCGGACTGCCCGACAAACGCGACGCGGTGGTCACCCCGCTGCTGCTGGCCAGCGCGTACCACGCGCGCCGCGACCTTCCCGAGCAGATCGCGCGCGCCGGTGCCTACGGCGTCCGGCAGGCCGACGTCCTGGGCGAAGACGATCGGCTCCTGACGGTCCTGCGCGAACGGCTCGCCGAAGTCGGCGTCTCTCCGCTCGACGACGAAGTCGGGGTGATGGTGGTCGCGATCGGATCGTCGAACACCGCCGCCAACGCGCGCACCGCCACGGTCGCCGCCCGGTTGTCCGCCGGGACCCGTTGGGCCGCAACCGCGATGGCCTTCGCCACCCGGCCCGAG includes:
- a CDS encoding sirohydrochlorin chelatase, giving the protein MSTLVLTAHGSRDPRSGANARAVAERLRGMRPGLDVRLAFLELSAPSFVDVLSGLPDKRDAVVTPLLLASAYHARRDLPEQIARAGAYGVRQADVLGEDDRLLTVLRERLAEVGVSPLDDEVGVMVVAIGSSNTAANARTATVAARLSAGTRWAATAMAFATRPEASVAEAAGRLRRRGATRLVIAPWFLAPGLITDGVSTYARDNRIPMAAPLGAHRLVAETVLDRFDQARADHAAA
- the trxB gene encoding thioredoxin-disulfide reductase encodes the protein MTASDVRDVIVIGSGPAGYTAALYAARAQLAPVVFEGTSFGGALMTTTEVENFPGFREGITGPELMDRMREQALRFGADLRMEDVDSVCLQGPVKSVTTAEGETVRGRAVILAMGAAARYLGVPGEQELLGRGVSSCATCDGFFFRDQDIAVIGGGDSAMEEATFLTRFARSVTLVHRREEFRASRIMLERARADDKITILTNAAVAAVEGADTVSGLRVRDTVTGEESTLPVTGVFVAIGHDPRSALVRDVVDTDPDGYVLVQGRTTATSIEGVFAAGDLVDHTYRQAITAAGSGCSAAIDAERWLAEHEASSAAEQGDAAEIPGSDTDSAA
- a CDS encoding TIGR03085 family metal-binding protein — translated: MSRPALDAQERLALCSLFDELGPSAPTLIEGWTAADLAAHLVLREHDLVAGPCLVLPGRFQRFAERRRAALARRQDFASLVARIRSGPPIGFFRIGWVRALANLNEFFVHHEDLRRANGLGPRGLTPELDAALWRNVRRGGGFLSRRLDCGLVVEWVGTGERVTVLRGSPVASLSGPPGELLLYLFGRVGVAEVEVSGPPDAVAAVGRAHFGM
- a CDS encoding nitrite/sulfite reductase; this translates as MTTAPPAKTRNEGQWALGNREPLNETEQIKHDDGPLNVRDRIINKYAKEGFESIEKSDLRMRFKWMGLYTQREQGYDGSWTGDENIDKLEAKYFMMRVRSDGKPMTAQTLRVLGQVSSEFARDTADIGDRENVQFHWLKIEDVPEVWRRLESVGLSSIEACGDCPRGIHGSPLAGDSLDEVLDPSPAIDEIIRRFMNNPDYANLPRKYKTAISGLQDVSHETHDVAFVGVNHPEHGPGMDLWVGGGLSTNPMMAQRVGVWVPLDEVPDVWEAVTKVFRDYGYRRLRAKARIKFLVKDWGVEKFREVMETEYLGRKMIDGPAPEPAKHPIDHVGVQKIKNGRNAVGVAAIAGRVSGTTLQAVADLMEKVGSDRARFSPFQKLIILDVPDDQVDFLVAELDKLGLPSNPSNWRKSTMGCTGIEFCKLSFAETRVRAQTLVPELEQRLADVNPKLDVPISVHLNGCPNSCARIQVADIGFKGQWIDNGDGTSVEGFQVHLGGGLGEESGFGRKLRQHKVTSAELGDYIDRVTRKFLEQRESGERFANWALRADEADLR
- a CDS encoding lysophospholipid acyltransferase family protein, whose product is MSHSRTDSTDVDKWDRGLTEHVVALTRPIVKHYFRSEVRGLDNVPDGPSLVVGNHSGGLTTFDLSVFAVDYYDRFGYDRPLYALGFDTIFAGPAGDFLRRTGVIRATRENAAKALAAGAVVLVFPGGDFDVYRSTLQETTIDFGGRTGYITTALDANVPIVPAVSIGGQESQFFLSRGRWLARALGLTKLERKLFRTDILPISFGFPFGLSIVAPVNMPLPTKIVTEVLPPIDIARLAEVSDIKRLDAHVRWVMRKGLKELAAQRRFPVVG
- a CDS encoding polysaccharide deacetylase family protein — translated: MRPKITLTFDNGPTPGVTDQVLDTLAQRQMSAIFFVVGENVRSPAGHRLLERAVRAGHRIGNHSLTHGRPLGELSPAETIREIGGLQELLDDLGDVDRYFRPWGTEGALERRCLNQTAIDYLLAEKFTCVLWNSVPRDWADPRGWVSPALADARNQQHTVVVLHDLPTGAMERLPRFLDDLTDSGLEVTTDLPDDCVPIVRGEMRTPVDHLTAV
- a CDS encoding phosphoadenylyl-sulfate reductase, encoding MSEVVTNFTEEELRELAERGAAELEGGDAKDILRWADRHFGGPDGPRDWATCKWVVACNMQEAVTVSLAADVRPGVPVIFLDTGYHFAETLGTRDAVESVYDIHLLNVTPEHTVQEQDELMGKDLFARQPNECCRLRKVLPLRRALSGYAAWVTGLRRVESPTRANAPEIGYDESFGLVKVNPIVAWTDDDVQEYIERNGVLVNPLVDEGYPSIGCAPCTRKPAPGEDPRSGRWAGRNKTECGLHSS
- a CDS encoding TetR/AcrR family transcriptional regulator, with translation MTATVSKPEEPAGPAATAGDARQRILQTTIQCFCAYGYEKSSMKLISTKAGVSQTLLHYHFETKEKLFQAAIDDMAKRLFATASAQLPRGASVRDDLTEAANLMYALFIDNVDAVTFMVEFAAAANHNEFLRTAYVDYRDTQRRQLAGALRHIAGDDVPQRLIDESVRLFETVLLGMSMQRPFVSDTSGFRRDFDAFAQLLAARITEGLEPRR
- a CDS encoding FAD-binding oxidoreductase, coding for MSDMTARFSEIVGQHNLLTGDAIPEDYWHDEVLTKPAQRPAYVAKPASAEAVSQLLRAASDNKIPVTARGSGTGLSGAAIPRADGLLISFERMNAVLEVDTTNQVAVVQPGVTLTELDAATADAGLRYMVHPGEMSSSVGGNVGTNAGGMNAVKYGIARHNVLGLQAALPTGELIRTGGKIAKISTGYDLTQLIVGSEGTLALATEVTVKLHPRLEHNAAVLAPFADFDQVMTAVPKVVGSGLAPYILEYIDNVTMAALVHTQNLELGVPDSVRDSCDAYLVVALENRTADRLDEDVEKVGELLAELGAVDAYVLEGGSARKLIEAREKAFWTLKAVGADDLIDTVVPRGAMPKFLSAARGLAAAAGGGAAGCGHAGDGNVHLAIFCKDPATRKKLMTDIFALAMELGGAISGEHGLGRAKTPYFLELEDPVKVDLMRRIKQSFDPAGILNPDVVFAADA